The Halichoerus grypus unplaced genomic scaffold, mHalGry1.hap1.1 HAP1_SCAFFOLD_101, whole genome shotgun sequence genome has a segment encoding these proteins:
- the LOC144380711 gene encoding uncharacterized protein LOC144380711 has protein sequence MIEGRRFIGGGCRSTRLVSVLRSLPAEICLKSSRKPGRRRCATVGGPCGEFSARVRFSRGASRGQLAPFPAAAARTRFPSLPWAAGVAPVPAGSSRGRRPGGRPPSALRQPLRSGPGRDRAAGRPAVRLGGPAIRIRLVVVRAGCLAPPGVRFYIASPRWSVGDVGKGLYLAAVPEAEFQEAGDASAIVPLSPGRRRALRSREIEPPDKSYHIPDPRLEKKQTFWSAGGKTLKVSPRTDGVRLDEDDAGTAGFALRTFLHPIGGRSHRPVSRVVGLRAPGCLTHFQERPCPEPEPVQPGWVGRRVREEHVP, from the exons ATGATAGAAGGTAGAAGGTTCATCGGTGGTGGTTGTCGGAGTACTCGCCTGGTGTCGGTTTTACGGTCCTTGCCCGCCGAAATTTGTCTTAAGTCCTCCCGGAAGCCCGGGCGCCGCAGGTGTGCCACTGTGGGAGGCCCGTGCGGGGAATTTTCCGCTCGTGTCCGCTTCTCCCGGGGCGCGTCCCGTGGCCAGTTGGCCCCCTTTCCGGCGGCAGCGGCCCGGACGCGTTTTCCAAGTCTCCCCTGGGCTGCTGGAGTCGCGCCTGTGCCGGCCGGGAGCTCCCGAGGCCGCCGCCCCGGGGGCcgcccgccctccgccctccgccaGCCCCTCCGAAGCGGGCCGGGACGAGATcgggcggccgggcggccggCTGTGCGCCTTGGCGGGCCCGCGATCCGGATCCGCCTCGTTGTTGTTCGCGCCGGTTGTCTCGCGCCACCTGGCGTCCGCTTTTATATAGCGTCTCCCCGCTGGAGCGTCGGCGATGTCGGCAAGGGATTGTATTTGGCCGCGGTTCCCGAGGCGGAGTTCCAGGAGGCCGGCGACGCTAGCGCGATCGTCCCGCTGTCTCCGGGCCGTCGGCGCGCGCTCCGCTCGCGGGAGATTGAGCCTCCAG acAAATCCTACCACATCCCGGACCCCcgtctagagaaaaagcaaacgtTTTGGAGCGCTGGTGGCAAAACGCTCAAAGTTTCTCCACGCACCGACGGTGTCCGGTTAGACGAAGATGACGCAGGAACGGCGGGTTTCGCTTTGCGGACATTTCTACATCCGATCGGGGGCCGTTCTCACCGTCCCGTGTCCCGGGTCGTTGGGCTGCGGGCGCCAGGGTGCCTCACGCATTTCCAAGAGCGCCCTTGTCCGGAGCCGGAACCGGTGCAGCCTGGGTGGGTCGGAAGGCGCGTGCGTGAGGAGCACGTCCCCTAG